From a single Desulfonatronum thioautotrophicum genomic region:
- a CDS encoding 23S rRNA (pseudouridine(1915)-N(3))-methyltransferase RlmH: MKAVACLAVGRLKTPYWVQAGEQYVKLIGRFVRFERMEVKDAPGHLATERRIDLEGAALAAKLGPKDRILGLDARGRSFSSEAFATALEEWLEDPVRRPCFVLGGAYGLSETIRSGSDQLISLGAMTLPHELARVVLFEQIYRALTILRKTGYHH; the protein is encoded by the coding sequence ATGAAAGCCGTTGCCTGTCTGGCTGTTGGACGCCTGAAAACGCCGTATTGGGTCCAGGCCGGGGAGCAGTATGTCAAACTCATTGGGCGTTTCGTGCGTTTTGAGCGAATGGAGGTCAAGGATGCTCCAGGCCATCTGGCCACGGAGCGTCGGATCGATCTGGAAGGTGCGGCACTGGCGGCCAAACTCGGACCCAAGGATCGCATCCTGGGGCTGGACGCGCGGGGGCGGAGTTTTTCCTCGGAGGCGTTTGCCACGGCCTTGGAAGAATGGCTGGAAGATCCGGTGCGCAGGCCATGTTTCGTCCTGGGGGGAGCATATGGACTGTCCGAAACGATTCGCTCTGGAAGCGACCAATTGATCAGCTTGGGAGCCATGACCCTGCCCCATGAACTGGCTCGAGTCGTTTTATTTGAACAGATCTACCGGGCTTTGACCATTCTGCGGAAAACCGGCTACCACCATTAG
- a CDS encoding DUF4390 domain-containing protein, translated as MRRIRHTFLSLLLLLAAVSIPSPGLGASLLALDNLVVDSQAEKVHLRIGLRLEQPEVIRSVLREGVDLWLEGTARLISKRLFLPNRTLTERTFEHVLEWNPLTQEYELTLPQKEYLVKAKELNDLVESHWREINLEMGEWAQLVPGQTYHLELEITLDRRDIPVWMRRVLFFWSWEVMTPIRYELEFSVP; from the coding sequence ATGCGTCGTATTCGCCACACTTTCCTCAGCCTCCTGCTGCTCCTGGCCGCGGTGTCGATTCCCAGTCCCGGCCTGGGAGCGTCGCTGCTGGCGCTGGACAATCTGGTGGTGGACAGCCAAGCCGAGAAGGTTCATCTCCGAATCGGGCTGCGCCTGGAGCAGCCTGAAGTCATCAGGAGCGTCCTGCGGGAAGGCGTGGATCTCTGGCTGGAAGGAACGGCCCGCCTGATCTCCAAACGTCTGTTTCTCCCCAACCGGACCCTTACCGAGCGGACGTTTGAACATGTCCTGGAGTGGAATCCGCTGACCCAGGAGTACGAGTTGACGTTGCCCCAGAAGGAGTACTTGGTCAAGGCCAAGGAACTCAATGACTTGGTCGAGTCCCACTGGCGGGAAATCAACCTGGAGATGGGAGAATGGGCTCAGCTGGTTCCTGGACAGACGTATCACCTGGAACTGGAAATCACCCTGGATCGTCGGGATATCCCGGTGTGGATGCGCCGCGTCCTCTTTTTCTGGTCCTGGGAAGTGATGACCCCAATCCGCTACGAACTGGAATTCTCCGTGCCGTAG
- the ybgF gene encoding tol-pal system protein YbgF: MQQRLAFLIIVVGLAGLGLAGCAAPSPQQGRIGNLEYALVEVRDRQDRLAEEFRERLESMEQSLLQQERFLQDTFTLLEASDIQTENLSRSAATQIIPDPVSEKDLDPLPRAVMDSQDLQPDVAVSVPAQPAPRETVELEARPAPSPAAGLTPVDRAPHVRTLPGNNEAKLLYDQALARYFRGEYSRARADFLDFLERFPDHHLVPNALYWQAETHYAQKQFVQSILVFKELSRRFPNSAKAPDALLKAGFAYEQLGDYPNARFHLQIVINDHPDSAAAQLAMERLPLLSSPSL, encoded by the coding sequence ATGCAGCAACGTCTGGCATTTTTGATCATTGTGGTGGGGCTGGCAGGGCTTGGTCTGGCCGGATGTGCCGCTCCGTCCCCGCAACAGGGGCGCATCGGCAACCTGGAGTATGCCCTCGTGGAAGTGCGGGACCGCCAGGATCGTCTGGCCGAGGAGTTCCGGGAACGCCTGGAATCCATGGAGCAGTCTTTGCTGCAACAAGAAAGATTCCTCCAGGACACCTTCACCTTGTTGGAGGCTTCTGACATCCAGACCGAGAACCTTTCGCGGTCCGCCGCGACGCAGATCATACCGGATCCTGTTTCAGAAAAAGATCTCGATCCTCTTCCTCGGGCTGTGATGGACAGCCAGGATTTGCAGCCGGATGTGGCTGTTTCCGTCCCTGCGCAACCAGCACCACGCGAAACCGTTGAATTGGAAGCCCGCCCGGCACCCAGTCCTGCTGCCGGATTGACTCCCGTGGACAGAGCTCCTCATGTTCGCACTCTGCCGGGAAACAACGAGGCCAAGCTTTTGTATGACCAGGCCCTTGCCCGATATTTCCGAGGCGAGTACAGCCGGGCGCGAGCTGATTTCCTGGATTTTCTGGAACGGTTTCCCGACCATCACCTTGTGCCCAATGCCCTCTATTGGCAGGCGGAAACCCATTATGCCCAGAAGCAATTCGTGCAATCCATTCTGGTATTCAAGGAGTTGAGTCGCCGGTTTCCCAACAGTGCCAAGGCCCCGGATGCACTGCTCAAGGCCGGATTCGCCTATGAACAGCTGGGGGATTATCCCAACGCCCGTTTTCATCTGCAAATCGTGATTAACGATCACCCCGATTCCGCCGCGGCCCAATTGGCCATGGAACGTTTACCGTTGTTGTCTTCACCCAGTTTGTGA
- a CDS encoding sensor histidine kinase NtrY-like, which translates to MPDQSSTFEPIKISVPDRTQRKRQQRELYLALFGFIAVVVLVWVQLIFLRVDSYVFFALYNLNFILLLVVLFLVARNVVKLILERRRKVIGVRLRTRLVLAFVSLSLVPTVLLFLISLIFVRTSVDFWFEGQMEKSLEQALTVGQSFYSSAQERLEQRGDFLVAQIRERQFAWGGRPMHAFLEEKRLEYGLGLTGVLSPQLSEQNWHANEDWATAWPSLRLEMNLDSLLENPRALSAIHPGPHSDLVVGVLPVDGGRSGFLVLGDSLGEGLLFKLRQIVRGVDEYKKLQTLKYPLKVTLYLVLGLITLLIILAATWFGFRLAKELSAPVQALALGTQRIAEGDLAFRLQDDAKDELGMLVQSFNHMVQDLEFSRAKLTQANVQLEEQNRELETRGQYMEAVLDNITSGVVSIGPDGRVTTVNKAAEAILNFDSRQILGKTPNQFLHQDYLAMLQGVVKHLHSHPRAKWQRQLDLRVGSGEIKLLVNIVHLQDQGGIIAVFEDVTELEKMQRLAAWKDVARRIAHEIKNPLTPIKLSAQRLERKFAAQVDDQAVFEQCTKIITRQVEHLQRMVQEFSSFAKLPEVRPSENALEPHLEEIVDMFRNSHVGIHWFLEVDGPLPPVRFDPEALRRVWINLLTNAVEALEDQDRPEVRIRLHHAPERQSVLIEFQDNGHGLSQADDIQNIFDPYFSRKKGGTGLGLTIAKSIVGEHHGTIRVRQNTPSGCVFEVILPT; encoded by the coding sequence ATGCCCGATCAATCGTCCACCTTCGAACCGATCAAAATCAGCGTTCCGGACAGGACACAGCGCAAGCGCCAGCAGAGAGAGCTGTACCTGGCGCTGTTCGGCTTTATCGCCGTGGTGGTTCTGGTCTGGGTGCAGCTCATCTTTTTGCGGGTGGATTCCTACGTCTTTTTTGCCCTGTACAATCTGAACTTCATCCTGCTGCTGGTCGTTTTGTTTCTGGTGGCCAGGAACGTGGTCAAACTCATCCTGGAACGGCGACGCAAGGTCATTGGAGTTCGACTGCGGACGCGACTGGTCCTGGCCTTTGTCTCTCTCTCCCTGGTCCCGACCGTCCTGCTTTTCTTGATTTCCCTGATCTTTGTCCGGACATCAGTGGATTTCTGGTTCGAGGGACAGATGGAGAAGTCCCTGGAGCAAGCCTTGACCGTTGGTCAATCCTTCTACTCCTCGGCCCAGGAGCGGCTGGAGCAGCGCGGTGATTTTCTGGTTGCTCAGATCCGGGAGCGACAGTTCGCATGGGGCGGTCGACCGATGCATGCCTTTCTGGAGGAAAAGCGCCTGGAATACGGGCTGGGGCTCACCGGCGTGCTGTCCCCGCAACTCAGCGAACAGAACTGGCATGCCAATGAGGATTGGGCGACGGCCTGGCCGAGCCTGCGCCTGGAAATGAACCTGGACTCGCTTCTGGAGAATCCCCGGGCGCTTTCCGCCATCCATCCCGGCCCCCATTCCGACCTGGTGGTGGGGGTGTTGCCCGTGGACGGCGGTCGCAGCGGATTTCTGGTTCTGGGCGACAGCCTGGGCGAAGGATTGCTGTTCAAACTGCGCCAGATCGTTCGCGGTGTGGACGAGTACAAGAAACTGCAAACCCTCAAGTATCCGTTGAAGGTTACGCTGTATCTGGTCCTGGGGCTCATCACATTGTTGATCATCCTGGCCGCGACCTGGTTCGGCTTCCGACTGGCCAAAGAACTCTCGGCCCCGGTCCAGGCCCTGGCCTTGGGCACCCAGCGCATTGCCGAGGGAGACCTGGCCTTTCGCCTCCAGGATGATGCGAAAGACGAGCTGGGTATGCTGGTTCAGTCCTTCAACCACATGGTCCAGGACCTTGAATTCAGTCGGGCCAAGCTGACCCAGGCCAATGTCCAGTTGGAGGAGCAGAATCGGGAGCTGGAAACCAGGGGACAGTATATGGAGGCGGTGCTGGACAATATCACGTCCGGGGTGGTTTCCATCGGTCCGGATGGCCGGGTGACCACGGTGAACAAGGCCGCTGAAGCAATCCTCAATTTCGACTCCCGCCAGATTCTGGGCAAGACGCCGAATCAATTTCTGCATCAGGACTACCTGGCCATGCTTCAGGGCGTGGTCAAACATCTGCACAGCCATCCGCGCGCAAAATGGCAGCGTCAGCTGGATCTGCGGGTGGGGTCCGGAGAGATCAAGCTACTGGTGAACATCGTCCACCTCCAGGACCAGGGCGGGATCATCGCGGTTTTTGAGGACGTCACCGAACTGGAGAAAATGCAGCGTCTTGCGGCCTGGAAAGACGTGGCCCGCCGGATCGCCCATGAAATCAAGAACCCACTGACGCCCATCAAGCTCTCAGCCCAGCGGCTGGAACGAAAATTCGCGGCCCAGGTCGACGATCAAGCAGTCTTTGAGCAGTGCACCAAGATCATCACCCGCCAGGTGGAGCACCTCCAACGGATGGTCCAGGAATTTTCCTCCTTTGCCAAACTGCCGGAGGTTCGGCCTTCGGAGAATGCCCTGGAACCGCACCTGGAAGAAATCGTGGACATGTTTCGCAACAGCCACGTCGGCATCCATTGGTTTCTGGAGGTGGATGGCCCCCTGCCACCCGTGCGATTTGATCCAGAGGCCCTGCGACGGGTGTGGATCAACCTCCTGACCAACGCCGTGGAGGCCCTGGAGGACCAGGACCGTCCGGAGGTCCGCATTCGGCTGCATCACGCTCCGGAACGCCAATCCGTCCTGATTGAATTCCAGGACAACGGGCACGGTCTGAGTCAGGCCGACGATATCCAGAACATTTTTGATCCCTACTTTTCCCGAAAAAAAGGCGGTACCGGACTTGGCCTGACGATCGCCAAATCCATAGTCGGGGAGCACCACGGGACG
- the dprA gene encoding DNA-processing protein DprA — MHPDRREEYLACLALRNSSGLGPRTWKKILEHFGQAGIAVDHVDQWCQLGLASRRQAREFLAGTWRQASDREAFTAMDKGMEVLLWSDADYPWMLRCIPNPPALLYLSGDRGLLASPALAIVGSRKCSRYGLETARAISQEVARAGVCVVSGFAAGIDRQAHVAALQEVGSSIAVLGTGLDLLYPAANKDLWLRLRKQGLIITEFAPGTRPEAMNFPHRNRIISGLSLGVAVVEAAVRSGSLITAAMALEHGREVFALPGPVNMESYDGCHHLIRQGATLVRGGEDILVALQPQLVATGKAGHCADPRSSTPIPHSGAPPGTPQDVSAPGHVRHAGHVDNNGHESQPTLPAHREGLDDEELRLVAVLEHRDKVHIDTICEALEREPASVSTQLLLLEMRSLVMRHPGMYYSLWSK, encoded by the coding sequence ATGCACCCGGATCGTCGCGAAGAGTATCTGGCCTGCCTCGCCCTGCGCAACAGCAGTGGACTTGGGCCGCGGACATGGAAAAAAATTCTGGAGCATTTCGGCCAGGCCGGCATAGCCGTGGATCACGTCGATCAATGGTGTCAGCTGGGCTTGGCATCAAGAAGACAGGCCCGGGAGTTTTTGGCCGGGACATGGCGGCAGGCTTCAGACCGCGAGGCCTTTACCGCCATGGACAAAGGCATGGAGGTGCTGCTCTGGTCTGATGCCGATTACCCCTGGATGCTGCGCTGCATCCCGAATCCTCCGGCCTTGCTCTATCTGTCCGGTGACAGGGGGTTGCTCGCTTCTCCGGCCTTGGCCATTGTCGGATCCCGCAAATGTTCCCGGTACGGGTTGGAAACCGCGCGAGCCATCAGTCAGGAAGTGGCTCGGGCCGGTGTTTGCGTGGTTTCCGGTTTTGCCGCGGGCATTGACCGTCAAGCCCATGTCGCGGCCTTGCAGGAGGTTGGCTCCAGCATCGCCGTGCTTGGCACAGGGCTGGATCTGCTTTATCCAGCCGCGAATAAGGATCTGTGGCTGCGACTCCGCAAGCAGGGCCTGATCATAACGGAGTTCGCTCCGGGCACCAGGCCGGAGGCAATGAACTTCCCGCATCGCAACCGGATCATCAGTGGATTGTCTTTGGGTGTGGCGGTTGTTGAAGCCGCGGTGCGCAGCGGCAGCCTGATCACGGCTGCCATGGCCTTGGAACATGGCAGAGAGGTTTTCGCCCTGCCAGGGCCGGTGAACATGGAGAGCTACGACGGGTGTCACCATCTGATCCGCCAGGGGGCAACCCTGGTACGCGGTGGCGAAGACATCCTCGTTGCCTTGCAGCCGCAGCTTGTCGCCACAGGCAAGGCGGGCCATTGCGCCGATCCCCGTTCAAGTACGCCCATTCCACATTCAGGGGCGCCTCCAGGGACACCTCAGGATGTATCAGCCCCCGGTCATGTCCGTCACGCAGGTCACGTCGATAACAACGGACACGAGTCACAGCCGACCCTGCCAGCTCATCGGGAAGGCCTGGACGACGAAGAATTGCGTTTGGTGGCGGTGCTGGAGCACCGCGACAAGGTGCATATCGATACAATCTGCGAAGCCCTGGAGCGTGAGCCTGCCTCTGTCAGCACCCAACTTCTGCTGCTGGAAATGCGTTCCCTTGTCATGCGTCATCCTGGAATGTACTATTCATTGTGGAGCAAATAA
- the sucD gene encoding succinate--CoA ligase subunit alpha codes for MQLNEHDAKTLFEESGLPIPKGLLLMPDDFSSTRRLELTSRLVGIPSPWMLKAQVLSGGRGKQGGILTLDSLEELPGVAQRLFQLVLGEQKVSLLRIEQRAEIAKEYYLSLTLHRAWQCPVLTIGRRGGVDVERIGAEDPENLLVQKLNPLAGLADHHIRTAFFHLGLEHDAAKAHWPGFQTLVRNLWNCFTRNGLLLAEINPLVLTRDDRWLVLDGKAEVDDNQADLRPELRRYDRDIYFSEQECRAKQAGLSYHRFGGRVGLMVNGAGLAMATMDLLSFSGLEPANFLDLGGGAGQKAMDAAMAILLDDPQVDAVLINLFGGILSCEKVAAALKQALEGRPPIKPVVVRLSGHGAQDGCALLADVPGDTLHVTDDLGQALAVLRKFVSSRVRDGGKSSVVLHEAGRGGQTQGLSENVIGSPRNGLPASRHFDLNAASRILVQGLTGREGQRHAALMRDYGGNVVAGVTPFKGGERVLDVPVYSSVAAATSRHQIDVSIIFVPAAMAADAILEAAQAGVPWIVCITEGIPQMSMLRVLTQLKDSKSKLIGPNTPGLIVPGEIKIGIMPGHIFHPGPVAVLSRSGTLTYEAVNRLSAAGIGQSVCIGVGGDPYVGMGLTPCAELVVADPRTEAVLILGEIGGRAEEETAEHLRDMGWDGPILAFIAGRTAPEGKRLGHAGAILEAGEGGIQAKLDRLQAAGVTLCVGLDEIAQLTGAALGR; via the coding sequence ATGCAACTGAACGAACATGATGCCAAGACGCTTTTCGAGGAGTCTGGCCTGCCCATCCCCAAGGGATTGCTTCTGATGCCGGATGATTTTTCGTCCACGCGTCGCCTGGAACTGACCTCCCGGCTGGTCGGGATTCCCAGTCCCTGGATGCTCAAGGCTCAAGTGCTCTCCGGTGGTCGCGGCAAACAGGGCGGCATTCTCACCCTGGACTCCCTGGAAGAGCTTCCCGGCGTTGCCCAGCGGCTGTTTCAACTGGTGCTTGGCGAACAGAAGGTTTCGCTTCTGCGCATTGAGCAACGCGCCGAAATAGCAAAGGAGTACTATCTCAGTCTGACCCTCCATCGGGCCTGGCAGTGCCCGGTGCTGACCATCGGACGCCGCGGTGGGGTGGACGTGGAACGTATCGGCGCTGAAGATCCGGAAAACCTCCTGGTGCAGAAACTCAATCCCTTGGCCGGACTGGCGGACCATCACATCCGGACGGCTTTTTTTCATTTGGGATTGGAGCATGATGCGGCCAAAGCGCACTGGCCGGGTTTTCAAACCCTGGTGCGGAATCTTTGGAACTGCTTTACTCGCAACGGTCTGCTGCTGGCGGAAATCAACCCCTTGGTGCTGACCAGGGACGACCGCTGGCTGGTTCTGGATGGGAAGGCCGAAGTGGACGACAACCAGGCCGACCTGCGTCCGGAGTTGCGGCGGTATGACCGGGATATCTATTTCAGCGAACAAGAATGCCGGGCCAAGCAGGCCGGATTGAGCTACCATCGTTTTGGGGGACGGGTCGGACTGATGGTCAACGGCGCCGGGTTGGCCATGGCCACCATGGACCTGCTCTCTTTTTCGGGCTTGGAGCCGGCCAACTTTCTTGATCTTGGCGGTGGGGCCGGCCAAAAGGCCATGGACGCCGCCATGGCCATTCTGCTCGATGATCCGCAAGTTGATGCCGTATTGATCAATCTGTTCGGCGGTATTCTTTCCTGTGAAAAGGTAGCCGCAGCCCTGAAACAGGCCCTGGAGGGCCGGCCGCCGATCAAGCCGGTGGTGGTTCGGCTCTCCGGGCATGGAGCCCAGGACGGTTGCGCCTTGCTGGCGGATGTCCCCGGCGACACCCTGCATGTGACCGACGATTTGGGCCAAGCCCTGGCTGTGTTGCGGAAGTTCGTGTCCAGCCGGGTCCGCGACGGCGGAAAATCCTCTGTAGTGTTGCATGAAGCGGGAAGGGGCGGGCAAACTCAGGGTTTGTCAGAAAATGTTATTGGCTCTCCGCGCAACGGGTTGCCTGCAAGCCGGCATTTTGACCTGAATGCCGCATCACGGATTCTGGTTCAAGGGCTGACGGGAAGGGAAGGGCAGCGCCACGCCGCCCTGATGCGGGATTACGGCGGAAACGTCGTGGCCGGTGTGACCCCTTTCAAAGGCGGTGAGCGTGTCCTGGATGTGCCAGTGTACTCCAGTGTCGCCGCCGCGACCTCCCGACACCAAATTGATGTCTCCATCATTTTCGTCCCCGCGGCAATGGCCGCGGACGCAATCCTGGAGGCCGCCCAGGCCGGCGTTCCCTGGATCGTCTGCATTACCGAGGGCATTCCGCAGATGTCCATGCTCCGAGTGCTGACCCAGCTCAAGGATTCGAAAAGCAAACTGATCGGCCCCAATACCCCGGGATTGATCGTCCCCGGAGAAATCAAGATCGGAATCATGCCCGGTCATATTTTTCACCCTGGTCCCGTGGCCGTGCTTTCCCGAAGCGGGACCCTGACCTATGAGGCCGTCAACAGGCTGTCCGCTGCCGGTATTGGTCAGTCCGTCTGTATCGGGGTGGGGGGTGACCCCTACGTGGGCATGGGATTGACTCCGTGCGCGGAACTTGTTGTCGCTGATCCGCGAACCGAAGCCGTGCTGATTCTCGGAGAAATCGGTGGCCGTGCCGAGGAGGAAACCGCTGAACACCTTCGGGACATGGGGTGGGACGGGCCGATACTGGCCTTTATCGCCGGTCGGACTGCACCAGAGGGCAAACGGCTTGGCCATGCCGGAGCCATTCTGGAAGCGGGCGAAGGCGGCATCCAGGCCAAATTGGACCGCCTCCAGGCGGCTGGAGTGACCCTGTGCGTTGGATTGGACGAGATTGCGCAATTGACAGGAGCGGCATTGGGCCGCTGA
- a CDS encoding HDOD domain-containing protein, with amino-acid sequence MSDDLRTERKGQLLAVKDLPTLPKVLEEVTRLLEDPNSSSQQIAKLISRDQVLSAKVLKMVNSPIYGFPGRISTIQHALVLLGFNVIKGLIISSSVFELMNTSMVGLWEHSVGCAMACNIIAREAGFKEPEEYAVAGLLHDLGKVIVALQLPSAKEEIDVQVREEDLLYLEAEKKVLGFSHDRINAWVADHWNLPLNLKVGIAGHHRPVTAQHYPKMACVVHVGDFLVRTLEVGSGGDDLVPRLDPDALALLQLDLSQLDTVLDAMLLEIEGDGLSMGLG; translated from the coding sequence ATGAGCGATGACCTGCGTACCGAACGCAAAGGCCAGCTCTTGGCGGTCAAGGATTTGCCCACGTTGCCCAAGGTTTTGGAAGAGGTAACCAGGCTTTTGGAGGATCCCAATTCCTCATCCCAGCAAATCGCCAAGCTGATCTCCAGGGATCAGGTTCTATCGGCCAAGGTGCTGAAGATGGTCAATTCGCCCATCTATGGCTTTCCAGGACGGATCAGCACCATCCAGCATGCCCTGGTCCTCCTGGGATTCAACGTGATCAAAGGCCTGATCATCAGTTCTTCGGTCTTCGAATTGATGAACACCTCCATGGTCGGCTTATGGGAGCACAGTGTCGGCTGTGCCATGGCCTGCAACATCATTGCCCGCGAAGCAGGTTTCAAGGAGCCCGAGGAATATGCCGTCGCCGGCCTGCTGCATGATCTGGGCAAGGTGATCGTGGCCCTGCAGTTGCCATCGGCCAAGGAAGAAATTGACGTCCAGGTCCGCGAAGAGGATCTGCTCTATCTTGAGGCGGAGAAAAAAGTTCTGGGCTTCAGCCACGACCGGATCAATGCCTGGGTGGCGGACCACTGGAACCTGCCGTTGAACCTGAAAGTCGGCATTGCGGGGCATCATCGCCCGGTGACGGCGCAACATTACCCGAAAATGGCCTGCGTGGTGCATGTGGGCGATTTTTTGGTCCGAACCCTTGAGGTCGGTTCCGGGGGTGACGATTTGGTTCCTCGGCTGGATCCGGATGCCTTGGCCTTGTTACAGCTGGATCTGAGCCAGCTGGACACTGTGCTGGATGCCATGCTCCTGGAAATTGAGGGTGACGGGCTGTCCATGGGGCTGGGATAG